From Cricetulus griseus strain 17A/GY chromosome 1 unlocalized genomic scaffold, alternate assembly CriGri-PICRH-1.0 chr1_0, whole genome shotgun sequence, a single genomic window includes:
- the LOC100769803 gene encoding olfactory receptor 6C76-like isoform X1 yields the protein MIFLSINYILPKLPKEMKNRTSVREFILLGLTNDPKLNILVFIFLFLTYILSITGNLTIITLTLVDSHLKTPMYFFLRNFSFLEISFTTVCIPRFLVSIVTGDMTISYNSCMAQVFFFILLGSIEFFLLAAMSYDRYVAICKPLHYTTIMSSRVCIQLVVSSWLAGFLIIFPPVIMGLQLDFCDSNIIDHFACDSSPMLLISCTDTAFLEMLAFFLAVFTLMVTLTLVILSYLFILKTILRIPSAEQRKKAFSTCSSHMIVVSISYGSCIFMYVKTSAKEGVALTKGIAVLNTSVAPMLNPFIYSLRNKQVKESFKNLIKKCVSNKI from the exons ATGATATTCCTATCTATTAATTATATCTTGCCCAAATTACCCA aagaaatgaaaaatcgAACATCTGTAAGGGAGTTTATTCTTTTGGGATTAACAAATGACCCAAAActaaacattttagtttttatattcttatttctcACTTATATTTTGAGCATTACTGGAAATCTGACCATTATTACCCTCACTCTGGTAGACTCACACCTCAAGACACCCATGTATTTTTTCCTTCGGAATTTCTCCTTCCTAGAAATCTCATTTACAACAGTTTGCATTCCTCGGTTCCTTGTGAGCATTGTGACAGGGGACATGACCATCTCCTATAATTCTTGCATGGCCCAGGTGTTCTTCTTCATACTCCTGGGTTCAATTGAATTTTTCCTTCTGGCTGCCAtgtcctatgaccgctatgtggccatctgtaagCCCTTGCATTACACCACCATCATGAGCAGCAGGGTCTGCATTCAGCTCGTAGTAAGCTCCTGGCTGGCTGGATTTCTCATCATCTTTCCACCTGTGATCATGGGGCTTCAGCTGGACTTCTGTGACTCCAACATCATTGACCATTTTGCCTGTGACTCCTCTCCCATGCTGCTCATCTCCTGCACAGACACAGCCTTCCTAGAGATGTTGGCATTCTTCCTGGCAGTATTCACTCTCATGGTAACCTTAACATTGGTGATTCTCTCCTATCTATTCATCCTTAAGACAATTCTAAGAATCCCTTCTGctgagcaaaggaaaaaggccttCTCTACCTGTTCCTCACACATGATAGTTGTCTCCATCTCCTATGGAAGCTGCATCTTCATGTATGTCAAAACTTCAGCAAAGGAAGGAGTGGCTTTGACGAAGGGTATCGCAGTGCTCAACACCTCTGTTGCCCCAATGTTGAATCCTTTTATTTACTCCCTTAGaaacaaacaggtgaaagaaTCCTTTAAGAACTTGATCAAAAAATGTGtgtcaaataaaatttaa
- the LOC100769803 gene encoding olfactory receptor 6C76-like isoform X2: MVSQKEMKNRTSVREFILLGLTNDPKLNILVFIFLFLTYILSITGNLTIITLTLVDSHLKTPMYFFLRNFSFLEISFTTVCIPRFLVSIVTGDMTISYNSCMAQVFFFILLGSIEFFLLAAMSYDRYVAICKPLHYTTIMSSRVCIQLVVSSWLAGFLIIFPPVIMGLQLDFCDSNIIDHFACDSSPMLLISCTDTAFLEMLAFFLAVFTLMVTLTLVILSYLFILKTILRIPSAEQRKKAFSTCSSHMIVVSISYGSCIFMYVKTSAKEGVALTKGIAVLNTSVAPMLNPFIYSLRNKQVKESFKNLIKKCVSNKI, from the exons atggtatctcaga aagaaatgaaaaatcgAACATCTGTAAGGGAGTTTATTCTTTTGGGATTAACAAATGACCCAAAActaaacattttagtttttatattcttatttctcACTTATATTTTGAGCATTACTGGAAATCTGACCATTATTACCCTCACTCTGGTAGACTCACACCTCAAGACACCCATGTATTTTTTCCTTCGGAATTTCTCCTTCCTAGAAATCTCATTTACAACAGTTTGCATTCCTCGGTTCCTTGTGAGCATTGTGACAGGGGACATGACCATCTCCTATAATTCTTGCATGGCCCAGGTGTTCTTCTTCATACTCCTGGGTTCAATTGAATTTTTCCTTCTGGCTGCCAtgtcctatgaccgctatgtggccatctgtaagCCCTTGCATTACACCACCATCATGAGCAGCAGGGTCTGCATTCAGCTCGTAGTAAGCTCCTGGCTGGCTGGATTTCTCATCATCTTTCCACCTGTGATCATGGGGCTTCAGCTGGACTTCTGTGACTCCAACATCATTGACCATTTTGCCTGTGACTCCTCTCCCATGCTGCTCATCTCCTGCACAGACACAGCCTTCCTAGAGATGTTGGCATTCTTCCTGGCAGTATTCACTCTCATGGTAACCTTAACATTGGTGATTCTCTCCTATCTATTCATCCTTAAGACAATTCTAAGAATCCCTTCTGctgagcaaaggaaaaaggccttCTCTACCTGTTCCTCACACATGATAGTTGTCTCCATCTCCTATGGAAGCTGCATCTTCATGTATGTCAAAACTTCAGCAAAGGAAGGAGTGGCTTTGACGAAGGGTATCGCAGTGCTCAACACCTCTGTTGCCCCAATGTTGAATCCTTTTATTTACTCCCTTAGaaacaaacaggtgaaagaaTCCTTTAAGAACTTGATCAAAAAATGTGtgtcaaataaaatttaa